AAATCGATATTAAAGTAGAGATTTATGAAGGTGATTTTGAAGACATTCAAGAGGTTGATAGTAAGCTAGTGAAGCTTGCGAAGCTCATCTCAGGCATTGTTGTAACCAATGATTTTAATTTAAATAAAGTTTGTGAGCTACAAGGCGTACAAGTACTGAATATTAATGATCTTGCTAATGCTGTAAAGCCGATCGTACTTCCGGGAGAAGAGCTAAATGTTCAAGTCATAAAAGATGGAAAAGAGCATAATCAAGGTGTAGCCTATTTAGATGATGGAACGATGATTGTTGTTGAAGATGGCCGTGATTATATTGGGAAGCATATTGATGTTTTAGTTACGAGTGTACTCCAAACCTCTGCTGGACGTATGATATTTGCAAAACCGAAATTATTAGAAAAAGCTTTATAAGGGGAAAAAAGATGAAGTATCAGGTCGTGATTCCTGCCGCTGGTCAGGGCAAGCGTATGAAAGCAGGGAAGAATAAACAGTTTATTTTATTGGACTCACAACCGCTTATCATCCATACCTTAAAAGTGTTTGAGAGTGATCCGAATTGTGATGGAGTTATTCTCGTTGTTAATCAGAAAGAGGTAGACGAATTTCGCACCCTTTTATCAACATATCAAATCAAAAAGGTTAGGAAGTTGGTACAAGGAGGAGCGGAACGTCAATATAGTGTATATAATGGCTTGCGCCAAGTAGATGGAGACGGTATTGTTCTGATTCATGACGGAGCTCGACCGTTTGTGAAGATTTCCTCTATTCAGAAGCTGGTGGATAAGGCAGCGAAAAGTGGAGCGGCTGTTCTTGCCGTACCAGTGAAGGACACGGTGAAAAAGGTTAACGATTTAGAGGTAGTCAATACCGTTGATCGTTCTAGCTTGTGGGCGGTACAAACCCCACAAGCTTTTCGTCTTTCCGTCGTCTTAAAGGCTCACGAGCAAGCGATTCAGAATCACTTTTTAGGAACAGATGATGCAAGTTTAGTCGAAGAAATGGGGCATAAGGTGTCCATTGTAGAAGGGAACTATTTAAACTTAAAAGTAACAACACCGGAAGATATCCTTTTTGCCGAAGCGATTTTGAAACAAGAAAGAGAGGGTAAAACATGTTTCGAATAGGACAAGGGTTTGATGTTCATCAATTAGTGGAAGGGCGTCCATGCATCATTGGTGGAATTGAAATCCCTTATGAAAAAGGGCTTTTAGGTCATTCAGATGCGGATGTTTTATTACATACAATTGCTGACGCTTGTTTAGGAGCGATTGCAGAAGGGGATATAGGAAAGCACTTTCCAGATACGGATCCAGCTTTTAAAAATGCAGACTCTGCTAAACTTTTACAGCATGTTTGGGAGCTTGTAAAAGAGAAGGGCTATGTCCTGGGGAATATTGACTGCACGATTATTGCGCAAAAGCCAAAAATGGCACCGTACATCCCACAAATGCGTGAACGGATTGCTCAATTATT
This genomic window from Bacillus kexueae contains:
- the ispF gene encoding 2-C-methyl-D-erythritol 2,4-cyclodiphosphate synthase yields the protein MFRIGQGFDVHQLVEGRPCIIGGIEIPYEKGLLGHSDADVLLHTIADACLGAIAEGDIGKHFPDTDPAFKNADSAKLLQHVWELVKEKGYVLGNIDCTIIAQKPKMAPYIPQMRERIAQLLEADISQVNVKATTTEKLGFTGRGEGIASQASVLLVQKNTDSF
- the ispD gene encoding 2-C-methyl-D-erythritol 4-phosphate cytidylyltransferase, encoding MKYQVVIPAAGQGKRMKAGKNKQFILLDSQPLIIHTLKVFESDPNCDGVILVVNQKEVDEFRTLLSTYQIKKVRKLVQGGAERQYSVYNGLRQVDGDGIVLIHDGARPFVKISSIQKLVDKAAKSGAAVLAVPVKDTVKKVNDLEVVNTVDRSSLWAVQTPQAFRLSVVLKAHEQAIQNHFLGTDDASLVEEMGHKVSIVEGNYLNLKVTTPEDILFAEAILKQEREGKTCFE